A single region of the Prevotella sp. HUN102 genome encodes:
- a CDS encoding 4-hydroxy-3-methylbut-2-en-1-yl diphosphate synthase has translation MINLFNYERRKSTVTHVGALDIGGDNPVRVQSMTTTRTDDTPSSVAQAERIIEAGGELVRLTTQGKKEAENLKNINAQLRADGYKTPLCADVHFNANVADVAALYAEKVRINPGNYVDPGRTFKILEYTDEEYALELKRIEDRLTPFINICKENHTAVRIGVNHGSLSDRIMSRYGDTPEGIVESCMEFLRIFKKQNFNDIVISIKASNTVVMVRSVRLLIAEMDKEDMHYPLHLGVTEAGEGEDGRIKSAVGIGALLNDGIGDTIRVSLSEDPECEIPVASYLTRYVRRKQGHLIVPAETYEGFDYLHPERRETEAVGNIGGDNVPVVIATRPIKAASSSSTGSESDTLSDDTSATVAAQLPLPDYIYVNDSLPENIVKGQKYILDYNVYIQLASEGKLPSADIYPIFPTEAIPFIGTINTKLKFLVLKYGTPSEEFTACLKHHPEVVVISMSTHQNKLAEQRALVHQMMIAGLKNPVVFAQMYQHSNDSAQQASNTPSAKERFQLEAAADMGALMIDGLTDGIWLMNNGNLPQEDVEQTAFAILQAGRLRMVKTEYISCPGCGRTLYDLRTTIARIKEATKGMKGLKIGIMGCIVNGPGEMADADYGYVGAGPKKVSLYRKKVCVERNIPEEDAVEHLLALIKSDQEK, from the coding sequence ATGATAAATTTATTTAATTACGAACGAAGAAAGAGCACCGTTACTCACGTTGGTGCATTAGATATCGGTGGCGACAACCCGGTCAGGGTGCAGTCGATGACCACTACACGGACAGACGACACGCCTTCGAGCGTTGCACAGGCCGAAAGAATAATAGAAGCAGGCGGCGAACTCGTGCGACTGACCACCCAAGGAAAGAAAGAAGCAGAGAATCTGAAGAACATCAACGCGCAATTGCGCGCCGACGGCTACAAAACTCCACTATGTGCCGATGTTCATTTCAATGCAAACGTGGCCGACGTGGCAGCTCTCTATGCCGAAAAGGTGCGCATCAACCCGGGAAACTACGTGGATCCGGGCCGCACATTCAAGATTCTGGAATACACCGATGAGGAATACGCATTGGAACTGAAGCGCATTGAAGACCGTCTGACACCGTTTATCAACATCTGCAAGGAGAATCACACGGCAGTTCGCATTGGCGTGAATCACGGAAGTCTTTCCGACAGAATTATGTCGCGCTACGGCGACACCCCGGAAGGCATTGTAGAGAGCTGTATGGAGTTCCTCCGTATCTTCAAAAAGCAGAACTTCAACGACATCGTAATCTCTATTAAAGCCTCAAACACGGTGGTAATGGTACGCTCCGTGCGCCTGTTGATTGCCGAGATGGACAAAGAGGATATGCACTATCCACTCCACTTGGGTGTAACCGAGGCTGGAGAAGGAGAAGACGGACGCATAAAGAGTGCCGTCGGCATAGGTGCGTTGCTCAACGACGGCATCGGCGACACGATACGTGTATCGCTCAGCGAAGACCCGGAATGCGAAATTCCCGTGGCAAGCTACCTTACCCGCTACGTGCGCCGCAAACAAGGACATCTCATTGTACCTGCCGAAACATACGAAGGCTTTGATTATCTCCATCCGGAACGGCGTGAAACGGAGGCAGTGGGCAACATCGGAGGCGACAACGTACCCGTAGTAATCGCCACACGACCGATAAAAGCCGCATCTTCTTCCTCCACCGGCAGCGAATCCGACACTCTGTCCGACGACACTTCGGCAACCGTCGCTGCACAACTCCCCCTTCCCGACTACATCTACGTCAATGATTCGCTTCCCGAAAACATCGTAAAGGGGCAGAAATATATCCTCGACTACAATGTATATATCCAGTTGGCAAGCGAAGGCAAGCTCCCATCAGCGGACATCTATCCGATTTTCCCCACCGAGGCAATTCCATTCATCGGGACAATAAACACCAAACTGAAGTTCCTCGTGCTGAAATACGGCACTCCATCCGAAGAATTTACCGCCTGTCTGAAGCATCATCCGGAAGTAGTGGTGATATCAATGAGCACCCACCAGAACAAACTCGCCGAACAGCGTGCCCTCGTCCATCAGATGATGATTGCAGGACTGAAGAATCCGGTCGTCTTTGCGCAGATGTATCAGCACTCAAACGATTCCGCACAACAAGCATCCAATACACCATCGGCCAAAGAACGTTTCCAACTGGAGGCTGCGGCAGATATGGGAGCACTGATGATTGATGGACTTACGGACGGTATATGGCTGATGAACAACGGCAATCTCCCACAGGAAGACGTGGAGCAGACTGCATTTGCCATTCTTCAGGCAGGCAGGCTGCGTATGGTCAAGACCGAATACATCTCCTGTCCGGGCTGCGGGCGCACTCTTTACGACCTCCGTACCACGATTGCGCGCATCAAGGAAGCCACCAAGGGAATGAAAGGACTCAAAATCGGCATTATGGGATGTATCGTTAATGGACCCGGCGAAATGGCAGATGCCGACTACGGATACGTTGGTGCCGGACCAAAGAAGGTAAGTCTCTACCGCAAGAAGGTCTGCGTGGAGCGCAATATTCCCGAAGAAGATGCCGTAGAACATCTGCTGGCACTCATCAAATCTGATCAGGAAAAGTAA
- a CDS encoding Dps family protein: MKTLDYTGLNENKVSNVVKGLAQLLANFQVYYANLRGFHWNVKGHGFFILHSKYEELYNDAATKIDDIAERLLQLDAAPESKYSEYLKVSTIKEAGDIHSGKEAIESLLGYLKTLIALEREILSAASEAGDEVTVALISDYLRDQEKTVWMFTAFAHNHEAK; encoded by the coding sequence ATGAAGACATTAGATTACACAGGTTTGAACGAGAACAAGGTAAGCAACGTTGTTAAGGGTTTGGCGCAGCTTCTCGCCAATTTCCAAGTTTATTATGCAAATCTCCGCGGTTTCCACTGGAACGTAAAGGGACACGGTTTCTTCATCTTGCACTCAAAGTATGAAGAGCTATACAACGATGCTGCCACAAAGATCGACGACATTGCAGAACGTTTGCTTCAGCTCGATGCTGCTCCTGAAAGCAAATACAGCGAATACCTGAAGGTTTCCACCATCAAGGAAGCAGGCGATATCCACTCCGGAAAGGAAGCAATAGAATCCTTGCTCGGCTATCTGAAGACACTCATCGCTCTCGAGCGCGAGATTCTCAGCGCAGCATCAGAAGCAGGCGACGAAGTAACCGTTGCACTCATAAGCGACTATCTCAGAGATCAGGAGAAGACGGTATGGATGTTCACTGCTTTTGCCCACAACCACGAGGCAAAATAA
- a CDS encoding 2-oxoacid:acceptor oxidoreductase subunit alpha: MEEQLEVKELEHVVVLFSGDSGDGMQLAGNIFSNVSATVGNGISTFPDYPADIRAPQGSLTGVSGFRVHIGAGKVYTPGDKCDVLVAMNAAALKTQYKNAKPQATIIIDTDAFTSRDLKKAEFSTDDYLGEMGIDPDRVVACPLTKMVKDCLADSGMDNKAMLKCRNMFALGLVCWLFNRDLELVFNFLREKFAKKPAVAEANIKVVQAGYDYGHNIHASVPNTYRIETKTKDPGRYMDITGNKATAYGLIAAAEKAGLKLFLGSYPITPATDILHELAKHKSLGVITVQCEDEISAAASSIGAAFAGALAATSTSGPGICLKSEALNLAVIDELPLVVIDVQRGGPSTGLPTKSEQTDLLQVLYGRNGESPMPVIAATSPTDCFDAAFKACKMALEHMTPVVLLTDAFIANGSAAWKLPDMADLPEIRPHYATEAQRYTYTPYKRDDFSNVRYWAIPGQKGYEHILGGLEKDGKTGAISTDAENHHKMDMLRFEKVARIPVPDLKVEGDADDAELLIVGFGSTYGHLYSAMQELRSKGHRVALAQFKYVNPLPRNTPEVLNKYKKVVVAEQNLGQLAALLRIRINNFTPFQYNQVKGQPFVVQELVRGFERLISLPIPKDEGGTFYSRILQ; this comes from the coding sequence ATGGAAGAACAACTAGAAGTGAAAGAACTCGAGCACGTTGTTGTACTCTTCTCCGGCGACTCTGGAGACGGTATGCAGCTGGCGGGTAATATTTTTTCTAATGTTTCGGCAACCGTTGGTAACGGTATTTCCACGTTCCCTGACTATCCGGCAGACATCCGTGCCCCGCAAGGTTCGCTCACTGGTGTCAGTGGTTTCCGTGTTCACATCGGCGCGGGCAAGGTTTATACGCCCGGCGATAAGTGCGACGTGCTGGTTGCAATGAATGCAGCAGCATTGAAGACGCAGTACAAGAATGCCAAACCACAGGCAACAATCATCATCGACACCGATGCCTTCACATCGCGCGACCTGAAAAAGGCGGAATTTTCTACCGATGACTATCTCGGAGAAATGGGTATTGACCCGGACCGCGTGGTAGCTTGCCCGCTCACGAAGATGGTAAAGGACTGTCTTGCCGACTCTGGTATGGACAACAAGGCGATGCTGAAGTGCAGAAATATGTTCGCACTCGGACTGGTTTGCTGGTTGTTCAATCGCGACCTTGAGTTAGTGTTTAACTTCCTGAGAGAGAAATTCGCAAAGAAACCGGCCGTAGCTGAAGCCAACATCAAGGTGGTTCAGGCCGGATATGACTACGGACACAACATCCACGCATCGGTTCCGAATACTTATCGTATTGAAACCAAGACGAAAGATCCGGGTCGTTATATGGACATTACGGGTAACAAGGCCACAGCCTACGGTCTTATTGCCGCCGCTGAGAAGGCTGGTTTGAAGCTCTTCCTCGGTTCCTATCCTATCACTCCTGCAACGGACATCCTGCACGAACTGGCTAAGCACAAGTCATTGGGCGTTATCACAGTTCAGTGCGAAGACGAAATTTCGGCTGCTGCATCTTCTATCGGTGCTGCCTTTGCAGGTGCGCTGGCTGCAACCTCAACATCAGGTCCCGGTATCTGTCTGAAGAGCGAAGCCCTCAACCTCGCCGTTATCGACGAATTGCCGTTGGTGGTAATCGACGTGCAGCGCGGTGGCCCTTCAACCGGTCTTCCAACGAAGTCCGAACAGACCGACCTTTTGCAGGTTCTTTACGGCAGAAACGGCGAAAGTCCTATGCCGGTGATTGCAGCTACCAGTCCGACAGACTGTTTCGACGCAGCTTTCAAGGCTTGTAAGATGGCACTCGAGCACATGACACCGGTGGTTCTGCTTACCGATGCGTTCATTGCAAACGGTTCTGCTGCGTGGAAGCTGCCGGATATGGCTGATCTCCCTGAGATTCGCCCACATTATGCCACCGAAGCACAGCGTTACACCTATACTCCGTACAAGCGCGACGATTTCAGCAACGTGCGCTACTGGGCTATTCCCGGCCAGAAGGGATACGAACACATTCTCGGTGGATTGGAAAAGGACGGCAAGACGGGTGCAATCTCAACCGATGCGGAGAACCACCACAAGATGGATATGCTCCGCTTTGAGAAGGTTGCACGCATTCCGGTGCCAGACCTGAAGGTGGAAGGCGACGCTGACGATGCAGAATTGCTCATCGTTGGTTTCGGAAGTACCTACGGCCATCTCTATTCAGCGATGCAGGAACTCCGCAGCAAGGGACACAGAGTGGCATTGGCACAGTTCAAGTATGTGAACCCGCTGCCAAGAAACACACCGGAAGTGCTCAATAAATACAAGAAGGTAGTTGTTGCTGAACAGAATCTCGGTCAGTTGGCAGCCTTGCTCCGTATTCGTATCAACAACTTTACTCCGTTCCAGTACAATCAAGTGAAGGGTCAGCCTTTCGTAGTACAGGAACTCGTGAGAGGTTTCGAAAGACTCATCTCTCTTCCAATACCAAAGGACGAGGGCGGTACTTTCTATTCAAGAATCTTACAATAA
- a CDS encoding 2-oxoacid:ferredoxin oxidoreductase subunit beta, translated as MSEYTAQDYKKGQPRWCPGCGDHFYLASFHKAMAEIGVAPHETAVISGIGCSSRLPYYVNTYAMQTIHGRAAAIATGVKVVNPDLTVWQISGDGDGLAIGGNHFIHAMRRNININIILLNNRIYGLTKGQYSPTSPRGFVSKSTPFGSVEDPFRPAELCFGARGKFFARSVATDSPATIEILKAAHAHKGAAVCEILQNCVIFNEGCHDAVYSTPGRKQNAIYVKHGQPLVFGENNEFGLMQEGFGLKVVKIGENGVKLEDILVHDAHCADDTLQLKLAMMNNEDGFPIALGVIRDVEAPTYDEAVNAQIEEVKAKKPYHNFMELLETNDIWEVK; from the coding sequence ATGAGCGAATATACAGCACAAGATTATAAAAAGGGACAGCCAAGATGGTGTCCCGGTTGTGGAGACCACTTCTATTTGGCAAGTTTCCACAAGGCAATGGCTGAGATTGGCGTTGCACCACACGAGACAGCAGTTATCTCAGGTATCGGTTGTTCGAGCCGTTTGCCCTATTATGTGAATACTTACGCTATGCAGACCATTCACGGCCGTGCAGCAGCGATAGCAACGGGTGTCAAGGTTGTGAATCCTGACCTGACGGTATGGCAGATTTCCGGCGACGGCGACGGACTTGCAATCGGTGGTAATCACTTCATCCACGCGATGCGCCGCAACATCAACATCAATATTATCCTTCTGAACAACCGTATTTACGGTCTGACCAAGGGACAATATTCTCCTACCAGCCCACGTGGCTTCGTATCGAAGTCCACTCCGTTCGGCAGCGTTGAAGACCCATTCCGTCCGGCTGAACTCTGCTTTGGCGCACGCGGCAAGTTCTTCGCACGCAGCGTTGCAACGGATTCGCCTGCCACCATCGAGATATTGAAGGCTGCACACGCACACAAGGGTGCTGCCGTTTGCGAGATTTTGCAGAATTGCGTCATCTTCAACGAGGGTTGCCACGATGCCGTTTATTCTACTCCCGGACGCAAGCAGAACGCTATCTACGTGAAGCACGGCCAACCATTGGTGTTCGGCGAAAACAACGAATTCGGACTGATGCAGGAAGGTTTCGGACTGAAGGTGGTAAAGATTGGCGAAAACGGAGTGAAGCTCGAGGACATTCTCGTTCACGATGCACACTGCGCTGACGACACTTTGCAACTGAAGCTCGCAATGATGAACAACGAAGACGGTTTCCCAATCGCACTCGGAGTTATCCGCGACGTTGAAGCACCTACTTATGACGAGGCTGTCAATGCACAGATTGAAGAAGTGAAGGCAAAGAAGCCTTATCACAACTTTATGGAACTGTTGGAGACAAACGACATCTGGGAAGTAAAATAA
- a CDS encoding FKBP-type peptidyl-prolyl cis-trans isomerase, producing the protein MKKIYLLALILLASAGFNTISAKDKKKDKKKKDAKVETVVQTITPTSMNDSLSYAAGMTMTRGLDGYLKSQLGISDAQMPDFLRGLKEGIANRKDSVYSAYAVGIQVASQVDKSMLPGLIKQMGGEGSINTDMFYIGFMASLAKDTTVFNSSDADQYVQTKEMEMKNAKDKANREAGEKFMAENKTKPGVITLPSGLQYKVLVKGTGEIPSKDDEVTVVYEGRTLDGKVFDATSRHGTPNDTFGVGRLIKGWTEALTMMPVGSKWEIYIPQELAYGERGAGNDIAPYSALIFTLELQGVKHAAKPVEVPEPKAAAKPVGAKGKKTPVRARKK; encoded by the coding sequence ATGAAGAAGATATATCTTTTGGCACTCATTCTTCTGGCAAGTGCAGGGTTTAACACGATCAGTGCGAAGGACAAGAAGAAAGATAAGAAGAAAAAAGACGCAAAGGTGGAAACTGTTGTGCAGACAATCACACCGACAAGTATGAATGATTCGCTCAGCTATGCTGCCGGAATGACTATGACACGTGGTCTGGATGGCTATCTGAAGAGCCAGCTTGGCATTTCAGATGCGCAGATGCCGGACTTCCTCCGTGGCTTGAAGGAAGGCATTGCCAACCGTAAGGACAGCGTTTACTCTGCCTATGCAGTAGGTATTCAGGTTGCTTCGCAGGTGGACAAGAGTATGCTTCCGGGCTTGATAAAACAGATGGGCGGCGAAGGCAGCATCAATACGGATATGTTCTACATCGGTTTTATGGCTTCATTGGCGAAGGACACTACCGTATTTAACAGTAGCGACGCTGACCAATACGTTCAGACAAAGGAGATGGAGATGAAGAATGCCAAGGACAAGGCCAACAGAGAGGCTGGCGAGAAGTTTATGGCAGAGAACAAGACTAAGCCGGGTGTAATCACGCTGCCCAGTGGATTGCAATACAAGGTGCTTGTAAAGGGAACAGGTGAAATACCATCTAAGGACGACGAAGTAACGGTGGTTTACGAAGGTCGCACGCTTGACGGCAAAGTGTTCGATGCAACATCTCGACACGGCACTCCAAACGATACGTTCGGCGTTGGACGTCTTATCAAGGGATGGACAGAAGCCCTCACAATGATGCCCGTTGGCTCTAAATGGGAGATTTACATTCCACAGGAACTCGCCTACGGCGAACGCGGTGCAGGCAACGACATCGCTCCTTATTCGGCACTTATCTTTACCTTGGAGCTGCAAGGTGTGAAGCACGCTGCAAAACCGGTGGAGGTTCCAGAGCCAAAGGCAGCAGCAAAGCCTGTCGGCGCAAAGGGCAAGAAGACTCCCGTGCGTGCAAGAAAGAAGTAA
- a CDS encoding FKBP-type peptidyl-prolyl cis-trans isomerase N-terminal domain-containing protein, whose amino-acid sequence MKKLTILAAMAITAVGFTSCGNSTPKEDLKTDVDTLSYAFGVQMGSNINEGLKQNNVDTAYIDDFIKGMNEAANNMDDKKKAAYYMGIMAGSQMSMGMKQQAKSLFVGDTTKTLSIDNFMAGFIASAKKNNKIMTAEQASEATMRLTQQIQKKYVDAHKKKGEEYMAKVAKEKGVKPLGDGVYYKEIKAGKGATADSTKIVKINYEGKDVYGKTFDKGEGASLPVAGVVPGFSKALRSMPVGSKWEVYIPYAQAYGEAGNPTIHPYSALIFTIEVLGIEDMPKGAPGMGGMPVQMQ is encoded by the coding sequence ATGAAAAAACTTACTATCTTAGCCGCTATGGCTATCACAGCAGTTGGATTCACTTCTTGTGGAAATTCAACTCCAAAGGAAGACCTTAAGACCGATGTTGATACACTTAGCTACGCTTTCGGTGTGCAGATGGGATCAAATATCAACGAAGGTCTCAAGCAGAACAATGTTGATACAGCCTACATCGATGACTTCATCAAGGGTATGAATGAGGCTGCAAACAATATGGACGACAAGAAGAAGGCTGCCTACTATATGGGTATTATGGCCGGTTCTCAGATGAGTATGGGAATGAAGCAGCAGGCCAAGAGCCTTTTCGTGGGCGATACGACCAAGACGCTTTCGATAGATAACTTTATGGCAGGTTTCATTGCAAGCGCAAAAAAGAACAATAAGATTATGACTGCCGAACAGGCAAGTGAAGCTACTATGAGACTTACGCAGCAGATTCAGAAGAAATACGTCGATGCCCACAAGAAGAAGGGCGAGGAATATATGGCTAAGGTTGCCAAGGAAAAGGGTGTTAAGCCTCTTGGCGACGGTGTTTACTACAAGGAAATCAAGGCAGGCAAGGGCGCAACAGCCGATTCTACCAAGATTGTAAAGATCAACTACGAGGGTAAGGACGTTTACGGCAAGACATTCGACAAGGGCGAAGGCGCGTCTCTCCCAGTAGCAGGCGTGGTTCCGGGCTTCTCTAAGGCTCTTCGCAGTATGCCGGTAGGTTCAAAGTGGGAAGTTTACATCCCATACGCACAGGCTTATGGCGAAGCAGGCAACCCAACTATCCATCCTTATTCTGCACTTATCTTCACAATCGAAGTTCTTGGCATAGAAGATATGCCGAAGGGTGCACCGGGTATGGGCGGTATGCCGGTACAGATGCAGTAA
- a CDS encoding FKBP-type peptidyl-prolyl cis-trans isomerase, whose translation MDKLSYALGIGIGTQLSGMGASELNIDDFAQAIKDVIAGNDLKVSNEEAQTLVTNFFAEQEKKQQAAAAEAGKAAKAIGEDFLAENAKKDGVTVLPSGLQYEVISEGNGKKPGATDKVKCHYEGTLIDGTKFDSSYDRGEPAVFGLNQVIAGWTEGVQLMGEGAKYRFFIPYNLAYGERGAGASIPPFAALVFIVELIEVL comes from the coding sequence ATGGATAAACTAAGCTATGCACTGGGTATCGGTATTGGTACACAGCTCTCTGGAATGGGTGCAAGTGAATTGAATATCGACGACTTCGCACAGGCTATCAAGGACGTAATTGCAGGCAACGACCTGAAAGTAAGCAACGAAGAGGCGCAGACTCTTGTTACAAACTTCTTTGCTGAGCAGGAAAAGAAGCAACAGGCAGCAGCGGCCGAAGCCGGAAAAGCGGCAAAGGCAATCGGTGAGGACTTCCTTGCAGAGAATGCTAAGAAGGATGGAGTTACGGTATTGCCATCTGGTCTTCAGTATGAAGTCATTTCGGAAGGAAACGGCAAGAAACCGGGCGCAACGGATAAGGTAAAGTGCCACTATGAAGGCACACTCATTGATGGAACCAAGTTCGACAGTTCCTACGATCGCGGCGAACCTGCTGTATTCGGACTGAATCAGGTAATCGCAGGTTGGACGGAAGGTGTGCAGTTGATGGGCGAAGGTGCCAAGTATCGCTTCTTCATACCTTACAATCTTGCCTACGGCGAGCGTGGTGCAGGTGCTTCCATCCCTCCGTTCGCAGCATTGGTGTTCATCGTTGAACTTATCGAAGTACTCTAA
- a CDS encoding NAD-dependent deacylase translates to MKKIVFLTGAGMSVESGFKTFRGSDGLWEDYPVEQVATHEALNADPELVINFYNRLRKKLFAAQPNEGHRLIKDLEKDYEVTIVTQNVDDLHERAGSRNVIHLHGELKKVCSSDDPYNAEFIQELDEAHCEVVPFTKAKDGSILRPFIVFFGEAVPMIEAGARAVEEADIFVIVGTSLNVYPAAGLLRYVRPNVPIYLIDPNEVAQGKRKDINVIRKGASEGLKELKGKL, encoded by the coding sequence ATGAAGAAAATCGTATTCTTGACTGGTGCCGGGATGTCGGTGGAAAGTGGATTCAAGACTTTTCGTGGGAGCGACGGATTGTGGGAAGACTATCCTGTGGAGCAGGTTGCCACTCACGAGGCTCTGAATGCCGACCCGGAATTAGTGATAAACTTCTACAACCGTCTGCGAAAGAAACTGTTTGCCGCGCAGCCGAACGAAGGACACAGGCTGATCAAGGATTTGGAGAAGGACTACGAGGTAACAATCGTTACGCAAAACGTGGACGACCTGCACGAACGTGCCGGTTCACGCAACGTAATCCATCTGCACGGAGAACTGAAGAAAGTGTGTTCGAGCGACGACCCTTACAATGCTGAGTTCATTCAGGAGCTTGACGAGGCGCATTGCGAGGTAGTTCCATTCACGAAAGCAAAGGATGGCAGCATCCTCCGTCCGTTCATTGTCTTCTTCGGCGAGGCCGTTCCGATGATAGAAGCCGGTGCAAGAGCCGTGGAAGAAGCTGATATATTCGTCATCGTGGGCACATCGCTCAACGTTTATCCCGCGGCAGGACTGCTGAGATATGTCCGTCCCAACGTGCCAATCTATCTAATCGACCCCAACGAAGTGGCACAGGGCAAGCGAAAGGACATCAACGTGATAAGGAAAGGCGCAAGCGAGGGGCTGAAAGAGCTGAAAGGCAAATTATAG
- a CDS encoding glutathione peroxidase translates to MKKLLLSMLCALLAIPALAQKNVYKFSVKDGNEQTVKLKEYKGKVLLIVNTATKCGFTPQYEELQKLYESYKDEGLVILDFPCNQFGEQAPGSFRDIHSFCTGNYGITFPQFAKIDVNGKNEAPLYTYLKAQQGFKGFDKNNKIGQYLDTKFREQNPNYDKDPSIKWNFTKFLIDREGHVIDRFEPTADIKDVESGVRAALKM, encoded by the coding sequence ATGAAAAAACTATTATTATCTATGCTCTGTGCGCTGCTGGCAATTCCGGCATTGGCACAAAAGAATGTGTATAAGTTCAGCGTGAAAGACGGAAACGAGCAAACCGTGAAGCTGAAAGAGTATAAAGGCAAGGTGCTGCTGATTGTAAACACGGCAACAAAGTGCGGATTCACGCCACAATACGAGGAGTTGCAGAAGCTCTATGAGAGCTACAAGGACGAAGGACTCGTGATTCTCGACTTCCCCTGCAACCAATTCGGCGAACAGGCACCGGGTTCTTTCCGCGACATTCATTCTTTCTGTACGGGCAACTACGGAATTACCTTCCCACAGTTTGCAAAAATCGACGTGAACGGCAAGAACGAGGCTCCTCTCTACACTTACCTGAAAGCGCAGCAAGGCTTCAAGGGATTCGACAAGAACAACAAAATAGGTCAGTATCTCGACACTAAATTCCGCGAACAGAATCCCAATTACGACAAAGATCCAAGCATCAAATGGAACTTTACCAAGTTCCTGATTGACAGGGAAGGGCACGTTATCGACCGTTTCGAGCCTACTGCCGATATAAAGGATGTGGAATCCGGCGTGCGCGCTGCACTAAAGATGTAG
- the rnc gene encoding ribonuclease III, with translation MLNNIIDRVKLPFRKEKELYLSLYEIIGILPHNLSYYKTALLHKSVARRNAKGKPVNNERLEFLGDAILDAIVGDIVYEHFPGKREGFLTNTRSKIVQRDTLNHLAKELGITKLILSSGHSSSHNSYLGGNAFEALVGALYLDHGYDACMRFMKKQILGELINIDKVAYKEVNFKSKLIEWSQKNKVQLDFKLLEHSKDKQGNPTFDFQVVLEGISCGEGHGYSKKESQQEAAKITLQRLRKEARFIDKVFSAKANRTKMEEEPMLDVPETTQNMDFIVGSDELKEKRENPFQEEVFSENGMDVRDGRKGIQHGKKDDFDFSEVGIAEAEDRESVIAAAEAAAFK, from the coding sequence ATGCTGAATAATATTATAGATAGAGTGAAGCTCCCTTTCCGAAAGGAAAAGGAGCTTTATCTGTCTTTGTACGAAATAATCGGGATTCTCCCACACAACCTCAGCTATTACAAGACGGCTCTGCTGCACAAGAGTGTAGCCCGCCGTAATGCGAAGGGAAAACCCGTGAACAATGAACGACTGGAGTTTCTCGGCGATGCTATCTTGGATGCCATCGTCGGCGATATTGTCTACGAACATTTCCCCGGTAAGCGTGAAGGTTTCCTTACCAACACGCGCTCGAAGATAGTTCAGCGCGATACGCTCAACCATCTTGCAAAGGAACTGGGCATCACGAAATTGATTCTGTCGAGCGGCCATTCCTCGTCGCACAACAGCTACTTGGGCGGAAATGCCTTCGAGGCACTGGTAGGAGCACTTTATCTTGACCACGGCTACGACGCTTGTATGCGTTTTATGAAAAAACAGATACTCGGCGAGCTGATCAACATCGACAAGGTGGCCTACAAGGAAGTGAATTTCAAGTCGAAGCTCATTGAATGGAGTCAGAAAAACAAGGTGCAGCTCGACTTCAAGCTCCTCGAGCACAGCAAGGACAAGCAGGGAAATCCTACTTTCGATTTCCAAGTCGTATTGGAAGGAATCTCCTGTGGCGAAGGTCACGGCTATTCAAAGAAGGAAAGCCAGCAGGAGGCTGCAAAGATTACGCTGCAACGGCTTCGCAAGGAAGCGCGATTCATCGACAAAGTATTCTCTGCCAAGGCCAACCGCACGAAAATGGAGGAGGAACCGATGCTCGATGTTCCCGAAACCACTCAGAATATGGACTTCATCGTGGGCTCGGATGAGTTGAAAGAAAAGCGTGAAAATCCTTTCCAAGAAGAAGTTTTCTCAGAGAATGGTATGGATGTGAGAGACGGACGGAAAGGCATTCAGCACGGAAAGAAAGATGATTTCGACTTTTCAGAAGTTGGAATAGCCGAGGCTGAAGACCGGGAATCGGTAATTGCGGCTGCCGAAGCTGCTGCATTTAAATAG